The genomic interval TGAGTGTGCTTTGTGACATTCTGATTATCAGGCTGCTCTCGCTGTTCCTTTCAGTTTGATCCACAGAGTCTCTGAATAAAAGTTGGCTGTTCAGCTCAGGATGCAAACGGCAAAgagatgaagaagaaaaagatgTTCAGAAAAGAGActgaaatagaaatagaaatcgAGAGTACCAGaaaaggggggagggggagagagagaaagatctTCTTAAGAATGCCATGGCTATTTGAACTTAGATGAAAAGCTCTAAGGATGAAAGAGCAAAAGccaaagagagaaggaaagaggaagTTAGTGAGTGGCTGTTATTTTTGCCAAGACACACTGACAGACAAAAAGACAGAAGACAGACggcttacaaacacacacacagggctccagagagagtgacaggtGAAGAGACAGACTGAAAAAAGGGATGGGGGGAAAAGGAAGATGACGCAGAAGGAAGGGGCCACATCTCCTGCTGTTGGTGGTCAAAGAAGTCCCATAAGAGTCTCAAAGTAGAAATGGCTATCATGTGTGTCAGCCTGGATGTTAGGAgaagagtgagagtgtgtttattttatatacatgtgcatgtttgtgtgtgggtacCTGTACGTGCGGGTCCTCTGATTAACGGAGGCGGTTCGTGCTGGGCTCTGGAGGGGCGGGGCCGTGTTGCGGGTTGGACTCGGCACGTAGTCATTAGGGACGACGGGGGGACGCACGGGCTCGAGCGTCCGGTAGGGGGAGTGGCGCCTGCCGGGGGACGGGGCAGGGTTAAAGTTTAATATCCTAACGGTACTGATGGCATTGAAACTGGCTCCCCATTACAAACTATGAAACAGGCCTACATCCTCTCAACACTGTTGTTTTGTCCCTACTGTTTACTAAACACCAATGCTAGGTGGGTATGTAGTAGTGCTGTAAAATTAGGAGAAAATATCCAGTAGTGAATTTCCTGAACATTTTTGACAAATTTTCAGTCCAGCATTTGCCTTTGCAAGAGACCTTTTTGCATTTTCAGGGGCAACTTTTCACACTTCCGAAGTTAAATTGGCTGTAACAGTTCTATTTTGTCCTGTTTCTCATCTAATGTCCTCAGaatgatgttcattcattcattcattatctgttattgcttattcagttcaggatcacagggcgtccagagcctatctggaatcattgggttcaaggtggaaacacacccagGACAGGACACCTGTTCATCACAGGGCCTCAGAATAACGCCCTGTAGCTGTAATGACCACAAATATTTTTTGACTTTCGCAATTGTCCATacaccttttttttaataacataaTTTCTACTTTTCCCTCAAATACACAATGAGGAACAATAAAATGTTGCATTACAACATATGAAAAGTGTTCACTTTAAGTAAGTACAGTATACCTTATAATATTGGTGTTTAGTATAAAATTGGGACACATCTGTAAACACTAACTTTTACTGTTTTTGCCCTATCAACTTGGCCACAATTCTGAGGTTACTCCTTAAAATGTGGCCCTTTAATCACAGGAAGGAAGTGAAATTAGACCAAACTTGGAGAAACTCAGTTTAACATTGGTTGAGATTCCACAGCTGTGTTACCATGGTGACAGTGTGAGGTAAGGGCAGGTGTGGGGGCATGAGGAGGGGTCACACAGTAAAGGGAGagcaacagaaacaaacactggcattaaaaacacaagcacatgaaataaacacattgtaTACGACAATGACAAGTGTTATAGGTTCTGTTCCAACGTGTCCTGCCCAGGGAAAGAAAAGCAGACGCATTTAGAGACAAGAGCACTTTTCCACACTGCCCTGTTAAAGTCAGTCCTTTAATCCAAAATTAAAACAGAACAAACTAAAAGCTTTGTGGgtgaagacagagagacagagaaaccaATTACAAGCATGAAGGAATTTGTAGTAAGGTTAAGGGATCCAAAAGAagaacattgtttttaatgcacATCCTGATGGAAGGCTCAAGAGTGGTGCTGACCCACAGTAGAGAAAAGACAAAGTTTGGCCTTGCCTATAACTGATATAACGCTGCAGACTCCCAACCAAGTATTCATACACAAACACGTACCCAAGGGTGCCCTTTCCTGGGCCTGGGGGACTGGGCGGTTTCTGAGTTGGGGCAGTTGTGTGTGGAGTTGTACCCGCTTTCATGTTCTGTGCATTAACCTGCAGAGATCATTGGACAAATGTCAGTCACAACCATCTAATTCATTAATATACCACTCAAAGAAAACCACAATCCAAGGCTTACCTTGAACCTTAGTAACCACTACATTCAATTATGAAGCAAACGTGAGAGGTAAAGGGAGAAAAGATACAGACGGTTAGTGTGCAGAAGATCCGAAAATCATGCATGCATGCACAGTGAATAAGTAACAGCAGAAAGCAAGCACACTAGATATAAACTAATCAAATATCCATACATCCTTGTGACGTCTGTTACTGTCAGACATACGTTCATGTGTCTATGAACACAACTTGCTGTACCTTCACGCCATGGCCTACGTCATCCAGCAGGCTGTAGTCGATAGGTTTGCGGATGTAGCGCACAGGCCTCTCGGGATTGGCAGGCGCAATAATCTTGTGTGTCCGAgaggtgtttttatttgtagtgAGGATGCCAATCTCACGCCTGGCCACTTTCTCTTTGTGGATGTCCACAGTCTAAAGCAAGACAAGgatgaaatgtataaaacaaaatgttaacCAAGGCACGTTGAATTTGAAATGAGTAAACTGTCACTGGGTAAACAAAATGGATATACTGTATAAGAaagaggtgaaaaaaaaaaaggtgttaaCTTCATTTCACAAAATAGTAATTGTTGACCCATTCCTATCACACAAATAAAGAactaaatgaaaagaaaaaaaaaaaagatttcacgCAAGACAATGCAACTACATACAAAACAATATTTGAAAGTACTGACATTTTATGCTgtcatgaaaatgttttttagtTAGATTAATGTCCATGCTTGTATGCGTTTACCTGTGAGATGTGGTTGATGGAGGACTCCATGCGGCGTAGCTGAGACGCCTGGATGTCCAGCATCTGCAGCACATTGTTGGCTAATGTGTTGATCAGGTAGGCAACACTGGCCAGAGACTGAGTGGTGTAGCTTTTGGTCTCCTCTAATGCTCGTTGCTTATCTGGAGACTGAATTCAAACAGAAAGTAGTTACACAGTGCTATAAAACGTGTATAAATAAGTGCATAAACACAATTTAGATTGTTTTGACCATTTTTGATTGGTAAAGGACAAGATCATTCACATGTGTTTGTTCTCGTGTACACAGCACAGTATTTGACCGACTCTGACATGTTTAACTGTCATAAAAGCTCAATGTCTCGGTTTGAAATGCAGATGATTGATAATGTAGGCTGTATTAAAAATAGAGATTTTCTTGAGATTTGAAAACTCTCACTGAAATACTGCTGCAAATTTTGATTTGGATATAAACTAATATTCAGAGATTCACAACTCACAAGATATATTCCTGTCCAACAATATTTCTGTTCTTAATTAAGGGAGCGAGAATAAATAACATGACCTCTATTGTCATCATGACGAATTTTATTCATTATACTTAAAAAGATTCCAACTTAAACACAGTCTAGTCTGCCATCACAGAAATAGAGAGGGATTAGGAAATAGGagttaacaaataaacaaaacatcatAAACAGCTTCACACCATCTTTCCTCTCCCCCCCACACTCATTCATGACTAATCTCCtgcgagtgagagagaacataaGGACAGTCACCGCAGTAACCAATCATAGTGGTGGCATCcatcattaaaaccacctctgGGTGTGTTTTCCTGGATGGCCAAAGCCATCAATCATCCCCCTCCAGCGTAACTATGGCAACACTCAAGACTCAACGATAAATGGGacgccaaaaaaataaaacgaaGCAGAGGgagggtgtgaatgtgagtaAGTGTGACAGCATGTGCATGAAGTGCTGCTTTCCAAAATAGCCAACTAAACACTACAGTAAATCTGTGAATGTTTTAAAACCAAAAACAGTTGATTTAAAACAAGATATGTGTATACTACATCCAAATTATAGACTTCTAGGACGTTGGAATAGTGGTATTAAAAATATGCcttttgaaataaaacaaacatacacactcaaacacaaatGTTCATACACTAATATATATTTGGATTTACTACTCAAATGAACTGTAATCCACAGACCCATGTATTCATacatctcatatatatatatatatatatatatatgagatatAAAGAGGCTCATGTGTAACTGCAGCTCACAACTAAACATCAACCTAGATTTTACATATTGGCGTTACAATATAATCCAGTCTACATAAATCCACAACTCAAGAGAATGCTAAATGAGACTTCTCATCAAAACCAAATGTCAGTATACATATGCTTGAATGATACTTGGCATTGACTTCCAAGAATTATTCAGAAATTGTATTTTATCAAATCCTTGAATTAGTATATAACCATTAAATTTTGTAAATAATCTCaaactttgtatttgtttgtcaaATATAGCACGATTCTTGTTGACCTTAATATTATACTATAGAGCATTGATTTTTTGGGCCCTTGTGTGGCAAAACTCTCTTAAGTTCTTTATTTTCCAGATcttatcaaaaataaataaataaataaacaaacaaaaaattctaGCAGATGTACTGGACCATAACCCCAAACCCCAATGAATTTAGGCAAAGATTTCACCAAAAACAGATTTACAGCTAAAACCATTACACTCCACCAGAGACAATTCTAAAGGGAGATGATTTAGTGTCATTGTGAAACAGATCTAAGAACAACCTgctttttaaaagagaaaataaaaaatactgcgTAAGTGTTTAGGTATTTTAttacgcaaaaccacttaagctGGTTTTCAGACTTGATCTCCAAGTTTAAGAAGTGGGTAAGAGAGGAAATATTGAGTTACAGTCAAGCCGTGACCGCAGACCACACACAGGCAGAATATAGCACTGAACTCCGGAGCTAAAATCAGTCAAAGAATGAGACCACGCAGGATGCGAGAAAGTGTGGAGTGACTCACTCAGTTTCAGATACTTATATTTCTAGTGAGGTGTGTGATACCTTTGGGACTGTGGGAAGTATTTCAAAAGCAGATGTGCTATGTCTTACAAAGGTAAATAAGCTTTTCACTGCCAGAAAATCACATTTATCGTGAAATTAAATTCTGAAATAGACATAGAATAAAGATTCCCTTAAGCAAATATGCTAAAcaagcacagcttgctttcactcTGAATCTCGTTCTAGTGATTTGAATGACACAAATCCATCAGGTTAGCCGTAGCTGGGGGCTACAGCACCCATGAACAGCTCTGATCTGACTCTATTCTGATCAGCTTCAGTCAACAGCGTTTCATGAAAGGATACATCAGTAGTGCTGCACAACATATTGTAGTCTACTCTCTGTGATACTGATAGAATGAACAGATGCATAACAGCTCTCAAATCATTAGCAGTTACTGTGTGCAGACTGCGCTCTGTAGAAATTCACATGAGCCATAAACAATCTGTCAAAATAACACAGAGCAATTTCAAGGATTCAACATGGCATTTTATCCATACTGCACCCAGAGTCATTAAAAGCTGTGCAAGAAATGCAACATTAAAGAGGCAGTCTGGCTTACATGAAAAATGTATCTACAGCAACACGTGTTGTAAAGAGCCTATTCACATTCTACCGCAGTGCCGCAGTACTCCCTAGAGTGACATTTTCCTCTTTAAAGTCTAGGAAATCCCTTCCTGATGATGCACCTTGAAGGTGGCTGCTGCTACAAAGCCAAATATCATGTCAGAGATTCATCAATTCAATTCTTCATCATCACTGTGAGGGCTTTCCTAAAGATTGTATGGTAGCTGACCATTTTGAGTATTGTAGTGAGAACATTCATGGGCAAAATGGTGAATTCAGTAGAAATAGATGTTACACAATATTACATAACATTACAAACAGTGCTAGCTTTAAGCAGGAATGTCCTTGTATGCATTTTATGAAGCTCCCTGGGTATCCATCCATTCAGTGagaaaataaaagtgttttgtgcaaaACCAAAAATAGTTTGCAGGGAAATAACAATCTCTGAACACTCCAGAGTTTCAAGAAAGAATCCTGAGCCTTTAGCCTGAGAGGCAATAAATTGACTGTAAATTGAAAATACCTATATTTATGGGTTTTCCAGCAGCAATAAACAACACTGTGTTTTTACCTAGATTTATAATTGGAACGTGTCTGAACAAAATCGTAGTGCTTGATGTAAATGTAACCAGCTACAATCCTGAACTGTACTGTAACATTAATAGACACTGAACATTCACTGAGGGAAATAACGAAGGCTAAGGACGAGGTTAATATAAAGGTTACAACATTTGCATTGATAAACAAAAACTTCAATTATAAACTGGCGAATAAACGTAAACTTGTTTAAAATCATAGTTGGGTTTAGATTAAATGATGCCTCGGTTAGCTTATACACGAAGCTGAAGTCGACTCCTCATTCgtgttttccgttccaccttaaaaggtgcagcGGCTCCATTCTGGCGACTCGGGATGTAACGCACAATGTCCCATTTAAGGGGGACTGGATGATGGCGAAAAACAAGACAACTTCAGCTTTGCAGCTCAACGTCTCTTTAAAATATGGCAACGGTTGTGCGCCATTAATAGGACTGAAAAACGTACATTTTACATACGGTACTAAATTTACAGTTGTACGTTCATGTAATGTATCTTTATTCATAGAAACATCAATCCTTGGGTCGAATTAGCGCTTGGGCTAGTTAGCTCAACGGCTATTTGCCTCGTTCCAGAGGGGCGACAATAACAGCAGTGAAATCATTCATATGTCCCGCAGTGAGAGTAATTTCGGCTTTACCTGTATGTAGTTGCTCTCGCAGTATTCCGCCACTCGCTCTAAATTGGCATAACTGTCCAGTAAAGCGCCTCGACCCGCGGGAATCTCCTCTTCCAAAAGCATTTGTAACTCCGCCATCTTCACATCTTCTCCACCGCCTCAACGATGAAGTGCGCAGACACCAGCGGCTCTCCCTTCCCTCACTTCGACCATCAAGTACAATCTGTTCATCTCTCAGCTTCAAGAATACACAATTAACTGAAATTTACACCGACGTTTTTTGAAACGTTTAACACGTTTCGAAGACGATTGCGTTTTACAGCATTATAGAACTAGCACTACAGGAATAatgtccagtcaaaacagcTTTTAAGTACAAATTAAGATTTGTAGAACATTTCTGAGATTAGATTCCCATTTTCTTAAATCTACAGGTTATCTCAGTTCTACTCCAAGACAACTGGCTGGGTCTGAAAAAAGCCTttagagaaaaggaaaaaaataaaaaaataagttgtTGGAGTCCACCCCAGAACCTTTGGATCATAAGAAGCAGAAAATCTAACTTCCAAAACTGATAATACAGAGTGAGAATTTAGAACGGAGAGCAAGTATCCTAAAAGATTGGGTTTTTAAATTGACTACTGAATGAAACATGTATAActtgtgtttaataaacattaatgaagaataatattttaataatgactTTTACACTGTTGTTTTTCCCCTCAAAAACATTATTGCACATgttcaaggggaaaaaaaatagtcCATGGGGATTTTCCAAAAAGCAAATTTGAATCTGGTTATCCCGAGAGCTTAAGCCCAAATATCAAGCCTTTTCCAATAAGAAAGGTGCTGAGACACAACCCTACTAGATCCTCCACTGCTATAGGTCTCAGTTAGTGCTTGTTGTAATAATGTATTTGTTGGCCCTCCATTTATTACAACTTGATTCCCTCGTCAGGCACTACACAAATTTTGAGCAAGCCTACAAACGCTACACTCACATATCAGCAGCATGTTTAAAGTATGTGAAAGTGGAAAGATTTCGATAAAAGTATCTgcataaccaataaatgaaatgtcaaaaaataagtctTTAATTTCCGGGTTATAATCTAGCAATGGTGTAGAAATGGAAAACGAAAGAGCAGGTAAAAGGTTAagtttttatactttttatttgtaaaactgAGGCCATGAAGGACGGGTTTTTCATGAGTGTGGTACTTCATGGTCATTTCCTGaacacaaactaataaaaaaaaaaaaaaaagcatacaatttcttgaaataaatgtttgaaatgGGCAAACGTTTGATCATCATAAAACATCATATCAGGGATTCTGTGAGCAAAAATATTGGCCTTATGAAGAACAACATCATTATATAAAACCTGTCTGGACATGGCAGTATATAGGGGCTCAGAAATGATCTCCAGaatccctctctttctggagtTTGTTGTGAGATTGAGATCTGCAAATTAGTCTCTCTTGCTGACAGTGATCCAAGTGTCATCCTTGGGTGTAGTCACTAGCTCATATCTGGCCTCCACCACCTGGCCCTCCAATCGATGCAGGCACAGTTTGCGCACCAATGTGCTCAACAACACAGTAGCCACTGTATAGGCAAATCTGCACAGATAGGAACAAGCCAAATTGTGAACAATTGCTACTTTTTGAAGGGGTTTTGAACAAAATGAGTGATTCAGcaattttatttgcttttattatGAGAACCTGCATTGCAAAACACTTTTAGTATTTCAAAATAATATTCCTAGATGCACACAGAACTAAGTCCTAAAGTCCAGAGACTAACTTTAATTTAGTTCTAAGTCAAAACAAGTaagttatttttttcccatAAGAATTAAGATAATCCACTTGCATAAAGGAAATGGAAAATCAAAGGGATTTGACAGACATTAGTGAGTAGTATAATAAAGATGATCTCTGACATTTCAACAATTCTGTGTCAAGCTGATATTAAGCTGGTTATATGCCAAATGTATTCCAAATGTTTAGCATTTACACTCAAGTGTTTGCCTAGTTTACCTAAGTTCAGGGCAGGCCTGGTTTCCTGAAAAGCCCAACAAGGAGAAGCTCTTCATAACAGCCTCATCTGTAAATCTATCTGGATTGAACCTGCAGAGGCATAGACACATAATCAAACACTTGGgcataattcatttattattgcACAGATTCTAAATGTGCATTCAACACACACCTGTATGGTAACGTCCATGTGTCTGCATCTTGAAGGACTACACCCAGAGCGTAGATAACCAAAGTCTGTAAGAAGAGTAATTACAGGGTCACACACTGGCAAATATCACAGTGCAGAACCAGGTACAACATCAAGTTAGCCAAGTTGCATAAATACTTCTAATATGGAGCAAAAATTAAATTCCATAAAAGCAACTGCTTCGTTCTTAAAATTGCAGAAAACTAAGCATGTCTCACACCTAAACTTTAGATAAAGacccacagagcagctattAATGTGTAGCCATTTTAACATTCAGAAAATTCATTCAcaatgatattcattcattcattcattcattcattatctgtaacccttatccaattcagggtcgcggtgggtccagagcctacctggagtcattgggcgcaaggtgggaatacactctggagggggcgccaggccttcacattgcaacacacacacacacacagacccctacagacacttttgaggctACAATGATATTATAAGAAGATTTCTCTCCATTAAACAATTGTTTCAGAGATTCCTGTTCTGCATTCTCTTTATCCTGACAAACTTTTTCATTAGTTTTGACATTATCCAATAAAGTGAAATAGGAAAACTATGCACCTCTTTAGGAATGACGTGCTGATCCACTTTCCCTTCAACCTCCTGCAGCCTGGCTGCAATCGGGGTTAGTTTGGCTGTACGTACAGTCTCATTCAGAACCTGCTGGCAGTACCTGCAGACAGAAAGCATTACTTCACAGTTATACTGTTAAATTCTAATCCTGCCCACAGAGCAGATAATCAATGCAGCACAGAAGCACCCTCAAGTGGACAAAGTGTAAAAAAGCATGCAACCAAATGGTGGCTACAGTTCACGCTCAAAACTGACCTGAGTTGTGGAATTTTGTCAAGTGAGACAGGAGCATCCCCCAGCACATCTATTAATTCCTGATGTAGTTTCTCCTGCACCGCTTCTGAGATGGAGAGGAAGTGTACTGCCCAGATGCATACTGGaaaaatcaaatgaaaataaGCCAATAATGCAATGGCAACCACAGGGATATATATAACTGGCAAAATAATACAGAAGATAGATCAGTTAAAGTAGAATAATGTGGAGACACTAGTTTTGGAGCATTAAAAGTGTTACCACATCATGTGATTAGCTACACAGCTGCAGGAAAGCTCTATAGATGCATTGTCCAATTTAGACCAAAATTGAGATCTTTAAGAAGTTAATGTTTACATGGTCCTTGCTTGTAAACATAAGAATTAAAACCTCATTCTGAATTATCAAGGATTTGGTCTGGGCCATAGCATCTAAAAGGAACTGCCATCAATACTGTATGTCTAAACAACAAGTAGCCTGAAATTAATTTGTTCAATTATTTACTAATCCTTCTGTAACTTCCTCATCCCAATAATGGTCATGGTGGGTGTAGAGTCTACCTGCAAATCAGGAAACCCTAACAGACCATGATCCAGAGCAGAGTGAAGGTGAGAATCAGATCCAGGATCTTGAGCCGTAGCAAGATTACCTATAACACCTCTGTGCCACTCAAGGCTGAGTCACTTTACAGAGTAAATCACTTTACATCCCCCGAAACAGGGCTCCAGGGCTCCACAGAAagagaaatgtaaaaacacactGTACAAGCAGTTAGAAGTATCAGCTGCTTACAATTTGCAGTGATGACACAGCCAGCGAGACTGAACACCATGCTTTCCTCCATCACCTGGGGGGGGCACACAAAGCAGAAATCAGCTAAACTGATCAAACAGAAGGAGaacacaagtgaaaaaaaaCTAGAAACAATGAGAGATGTGTGGTTAACCAATGTGCTGTGCAGTACCTGTCTCTCTGATAGATTGGCCTTCTGTAGAGAATCCATAAACGTTGACATGCTGGAGCTACGTCCACTCTTCTCTTTAATAAAAGACTTCAGTATAGATTCCATTTCAGCCAGTGCTGCAGATACATACGGACATGTACATATATAgatgaataaatacaaatatatataaaggagTTAGTGAAGATTAAAAAGACTTCATGGTCACTCACCAGTTTCATAATGAGCCTTTCTGCTGGCACTCTTCTCCATAGAACCATCCAGATAGCCTTTACCTATCTCTGACCATATCTGACCATAACAAATTCAGTAATCATGCTATCATCATCAGTATATCATCTTATTGATACTAACAAAATGAAATCTTCACACAAACCCAGGATGAGCATTCATATTTACTCACTGCTTCGTGGTTCTTACGAAAGCG from Hoplias malabaricus isolate fHopMal1 chromosome 3, fHopMal1.hap1, whole genome shotgun sequence carries:
- the abi2b gene encoding abl interactor 2b isoform X8, whose protein sequence is MAELQMLLEEEIPAGRGALLDSYANLERVAEYCESNYIQSPDKQRALEETKSYTTQSLASVAYLINTLANNVLQMLDIQASQLRRMESSINHISQTVDIHKEKVARREIGILTTNKNTSRTHKIIAPANPERPVRYIRKPIDYSLLDDVGHGVKVNAQNMKAGTTPHTTAPTQKPPSPPGPGKGTLGRHSPYRTLEPVRPPVVPNDYVPSPTRNTAPPLQSPARTASVNQRTRTYSSGSSGGSHPSSRSSSRENSGSGSVGVPIAVPTPAPPSAFPGNGPQFYSMNRQITRQTTSSVGGSLPYRRPSSVTNQPNNTPQNAHPNLSQNQLNGGPHYNQNQVSDAPPPPPPAEEAEFVDTAPPPPPPEDYEDEEGEEDEESAVVEYSDPYAEEDPPWAPRTYLEKVVAIYDYARDKEDELSFQEGAIIYVIKKNDDGWFEGVMNGTTGLFPGNYVESIMHYAD
- the cyp20a1 gene encoding cytochrome P450 20A1, which produces MLDFAIFAVTFVVILVGAVLYLYPSSRRASGVPGLNPTEEKDGNLQDIVNRGSLHEFLVGLHDQFGSVASFWFGPRPVVSLGSVDKLRQHINPNRTTDSFETMLKSLLGYQSGTGIGGTEAMMRKKVYEGAINKTLENNFPVLIKLVEELVRKWQSYPKSQHTPICAHLLGLSMKAVTQLAMGSHFADDSEVIRFRKNHEAIWSEIGKGYLDGSMEKSASRKAHYETALAEMESILKSFIKEKSGRSSSMSTFMDSLQKANLSERQVMEESMVFSLAGCVITANLCIWAVHFLSISEAVQEKLHQELIDVLGDAPVSLDKIPQLRYCQQVLNETVRTAKLTPIAARLQEVEGKVDQHVIPKETLVIYALGVVLQDADTWTLPYRFNPDRFTDEAVMKSFSLLGFSGNQACPELRFAYTVATVLLSTLVRKLCLHRLEGQVVEARYELVTTPKDDTWITVSKRD
- the abi2b gene encoding abl interactor 2b isoform X7, with amino-acid sequence MAELQMLLEEEIPAGRGALLDSYANLERVAEYCESNYIQSPDKQRALEETKSYTTQSLASVAYLINTLANNVLQMLDIQASQLRRMESSINHISQTVDIHKEKVARREIGILTTNKNTSRTHKIIAPANPERPVRYIRKPIDYSLLDDVGHGVKWLLRFKVNAQNMKAGTTPHTTAPTQKPPSPPGPGKGTLGRHSPYRTLEPVRPPVVPNDYVPSPTRNTAPPLQSPARTASVNQRTRTYSSGSSGGSHPSSRSSSRENSGSGSVGVPIAVPTPAPPSAFPGNGPQFYSMNRQITRQTTSSVGGSLPYRRPSSVTNQPNNTPQNAHPNLSQNQLNGGPHYNQNQVSDAPPPPPPAEEAEFVDTAPPPPPPEDYEDEEGEEDEESAVVEYSDPYAEEDPPWAPRTYLEKVVAIYDYARDKEDELSFQEGAIIYVIKKNDDGWFEGVMNGTTGLFPGNYVESIMHYAD